The sequence below is a genomic window from Salinispira pacifica.
GGTTGGCATCGTAGTTGGAAAGCAGGAGGTTCCACTGTGAGGGTTCAACCACCAGAAGAATGTCCCTGAGACCGTTCTCTCCGCCGGGTATTGCCTCATAGTCCCCGGTCTGAAAGAGATAGTCAGAGGGAAGATCAAGGAGGTCGCCCTGAGCAGGCCGGGTGCCCTCCAGGAAGTCGGCAATGAGATCATCTGTTGAAATCCTGTTCTGAATCTCCGGTGAGCTGGCGCAGGAGCTCAGGAAAAAGAGCAGAACAAGAGAGAGGGTGAGGAACCCGGCCCTCCGAATCTGGTGAAAAAAGGCTGGAAGCTTATCATTTTCGTACATCAAACGAGTGTACCACGAATTACTATTCACGAGAGGAGAATATTTCAGGAATTTACTCACACGCCCATGGCCCGTATACTGTGTTCATGAAGGATTCCCCGTTACATGCAGACTATAGACCCCGGCCCGCAATCAGACGGATTCTGGTGGTGGGCGGCATAGCAGCAGAAATGGAACAGCTCCTTCCCTCGGTTCTGTCTGTTTTTTCCGGATATCGGCCTGAAGTTGACAGGGACGGCACCTCGGGATTGAGACAGCCGGAATTCCGCTTCTTCACTGAAGGAAGTCCCGGAAGCGGTGACTATGACTGGGCGGACGCTCTGGCTGCGTTTCGTCCGCCCCCTTTGTTTGAGCCGGAAAAACTGAACTGGATTCATGCCCTGGGGGCGGGAGTGGAGGACTTTGTCTCCCGGCTGCAGGGGGTGGCCGGGAAGGACCGACCCATGCTCACCAGAACTACTTCGGTTTTCGGTCCCATCATCGCCGAATACTGCCTTGGTCATATCCTTGCGGACATGCAGAATCACCGGATCTATGCCCGCCAGCAGCAGCACAGGCAGTGGAAACAGCATTCTCCATGTCGTTTGGCCGATTCCCGGATATTTATATTAGGGGCTGGAGATATCGGGTCGGGAATCGCTTCAGTGTTTACCGGGATGGGATGCCGGGTCCGGGGACTTGCCAGGACGCCAGGTGCCCGGAAGGGCTTTGTTTCGGTCTATACACCGGAGGATCTGCGCTCCGGAAGTCCTCATGCAGAGGAGCTCGGCGAAGTGCTGGCCCGGGCGGATATCGTCATTAATATTCTTCCCCATACCGGAGAGACGGAAGGCTTCATGGATGAGGAGTTTGTGTCCCGTCTGGAGGGGGCACTGTTTATTAATGCGGGCAGAGGTTCGGTGATCCGGGAGGATCTTCTCCTGCAGGCACTGAATGCCGGAAAGATCCGCCGGGCAGTTCTTGATGTGTTTCCAAAGGAGCCCCTGCAGCTCCAATCCCCCCTGTGGAATAGAGAAGATGTGGTCATTACCCCCCATGTAGCCGGCCTTACCGGCGCCGAAGATGCACTGAGGGTTCTTTTCCAGCGGCTGGAGGCAGTTTCCCGGGGTGATATCCGTGAGTATGTGGTGGATATTCCCCGGGGATATTAAGAGCCGGGCCGGTACGACTAGTTTCGGCCGCTCTTCTTTCGGGCTTCCGATCTCTTGCCGCCCCGTTTGCCGCCTTTTCTGCCGCTCCTGCCGCCGGAGGGTGCTGAACCGGAGCCGCTTTTTCGCCCGGATCCGGAGGAGACAATTTTGGCGGAAATGGTTTTTCCCCGGTACTGATAGTTATCCAGGGCGCCTGCTACCATGGAGCTGTAGCGGGAATCCACCATCATATTGGAGCTGGCCGAATCAATATCGATCCGTCCGATTTCTATGTGCCTGAGCTTGGTGGCTTCGTTCACCATTCCGATGATTTGGGGCGGAAGAACCTTGTCATTCCTGCCCACATTCACTGAGATTATATCGAAGGATTCCGCCCGGGGACCGTCTTTGCTGAACGGCTTCTCCTTGCTTCCCCTTCGGCCGTCCCGCCTGTCATCCGATCTGCCGTCCCGGCGGTCCCGGCCGCCTCTGTCGGCATTATCTCTTCTGCCTCTGCCCCGTCTTCCGTCCCGGTCGTCGTATCTGCCCGACTCCCTGGCGTGCTCGCTGGGGTTGAGGTCGCCGGCATCCTTGTAGTAATCCAGGAAGCGGTTGAATTCCAGGGAAACAAAGTGTTTCAGCAATTCCTCCCGGTCCAGAGCTGCCAGTTTTTCCTCAATGATGGGCATGTATTTTGCAATCCTGCTTTCATCCACCTGGACGTTGTGAACCCGGTCCACCAGGTGCATTAGCTGATGTTCACAGATTTCCTGGCCGTCGGGCACCCGCATGCGGGCGATTGTGCCGTTCATGCTCCGTTCGATTCTGCGGATTTTGCCTTTTTCCTTCATGTTGATGATGGCCACAGAGTGTCCCGTTCTGCCGGCCCGTCCCGTCCGTCCGCTTCGGTGAACGTAGTTTTCCGGCTCATCCGGGAGGTCGTAATGAATTACATGGCTGAGATGGTCCACATCCAGGCCCCGGGCAGCAACATCGGTGGCTACCAGGATTTGGGTTCCGCCGTTCCGGAAGTTTTTCATCACCTGATCCCGCTGAGCCTGGGAAAGGTCGCCGTGGAGGGGAGCGGAATTATAGCCGTCCCGGATCAGGTGTTCTGCAATGTGCTGGG
It includes:
- a CDS encoding D-2-hydroxyacid dehydrogenase; its protein translation is MKDSPLHADYRPRPAIRRILVVGGIAAEMEQLLPSVLSVFSGYRPEVDRDGTSGLRQPEFRFFTEGSPGSGDYDWADALAAFRPPPLFEPEKLNWIHALGAGVEDFVSRLQGVAGKDRPMLTRTTSVFGPIIAEYCLGHILADMQNHRIYARQQQHRQWKQHSPCRLADSRIFILGAGDIGSGIASVFTGMGCRVRGLARTPGARKGFVSVYTPEDLRSGSPHAEELGEVLARADIVINILPHTGETEGFMDEEFVSRLEGALFINAGRGSVIREDLLLQALNAGKIRRAVLDVFPKEPLQLQSPLWNREDVVITPHVAGLTGAEDALRVLFQRLEAVSRGDIREYVVDIPRGY
- a CDS encoding DEAD/DEAH box helicase, which translates into the protein MTFSDFQLDERILSALTDMGFTEPTEIQQQALPLLMEHPARDFIGLAQTGTGKTAAFGLPLLEVARAEETTPQALILSPTRELALQISDEMNKFSRNLTGIRITTVYGGASISDQIRELRRGSQIVVATPGRLADLIRRKKIDIGNITNLVLDEADIMLNMGFKQELDEILEQTPSAKRVILLSATMPPEVARIAATYMENPSEVKVGTKNASADTISHNYCMVHSKDKYHALKRLLDSHPEIYGIVFCRTKASTQHIAEHLIRDGYNSAPLHGDLSQAQRDQVMKNFRNGGTQILVATDVAARGLDVDHLSHVIHYDLPDEPENYVHRSGRTGRAGRTGHSVAIINMKEKGKIRRIERSMNGTIARMRVPDGQEICEHQLMHLVDRVHNVQVDESRIAKYMPIIEEKLAALDREELLKHFVSLEFNRFLDYYKDAGDLNPSEHARESGRYDDRDGRRGRGRRDNADRGGRDRRDGRSDDRRDGRRGSKEKPFSKDGPRAESFDIISVNVGRNDKVLPPQIIGMVNEATKLRHIEIGRIDIDSASSNMMVDSRYSSMVAGALDNYQYRGKTISAKIVSSGSGRKSGSGSAPSGGRSGRKGGKRGGKRSEARKKSGRN